Proteins encoded by one window of uncultured Draconibacterium sp.:
- the hemN gene encoding oxygen-independent coproporphyrinogen III oxidase → MKVSQKLIEKYNTPVPRYTSYPPANFFSPEFTPEEYVKVLEHSNSENPQNISIYIHIPFCPKICYFCGCNTHLTRDKNKMEVYVDALKKEIRMVKKLLSDDRKVSQVHWGGGTPNSLSIELVEDIMNVIHELFEFIPNPEIAMECHPAMLDQDYIDRLVALKFNRFSLGIQDFNKEVLDNVNRDPSILPEEDLVAMIRSHEGTSVNFDFIYGLPFQDEESFALTIERAISLSPDRLVTFSYAHVPWVKKAQKILDARGLPSATKKLAMFEVGYRLLTENGYDAIGLDHFARPDDELSIAFKNKTLHRNFQGYCTRETTGQVYAFGATGISQLENAYAQNAKDTNTYVDQINSGKFTIEKGYQLNETEKIIRHVINEVMCNYYISWEEAAQVLKTTTDVIKQSIVYDEAFLAGFVEEGLLSVSKDKLHVSKQGRFFVRNIAASLDPNMRNATLKFSNAL, encoded by the coding sequence ATGAAAGTATCACAGAAGTTAATAGAGAAATACAATACCCCGGTACCGCGATACACGAGTTATCCGCCGGCCAACTTTTTTTCTCCCGAATTTACTCCGGAAGAATACGTTAAAGTGTTGGAACACTCCAATTCAGAGAATCCACAGAATATTTCTATTTATATTCATATCCCGTTTTGCCCGAAGATCTGTTATTTCTGCGGCTGTAACACGCACCTTACGCGCGACAAAAACAAAATGGAAGTTTATGTTGACGCACTGAAGAAAGAGATCCGTATGGTGAAAAAGTTGCTGAGCGACGACCGTAAAGTGTCGCAGGTGCACTGGGGAGGCGGAACACCAAACTCGTTATCAATTGAGTTGGTAGAAGATATTATGAATGTGATTCACGAGCTTTTCGAGTTTATTCCGAACCCGGAAATTGCCATGGAATGTCACCCGGCAATGCTCGACCAGGATTACATCGATCGACTGGTTGCGCTGAAGTTTAACCGCTTTAGCTTGGGAATTCAGGATTTTAATAAAGAGGTCCTGGACAATGTAAACCGCGATCCGTCAATACTTCCCGAGGAAGATTTGGTGGCCATGATCCGCAGTCATGAAGGTACCAGTGTGAATTTCGATTTTATTTACGGACTTCCGTTTCAGGATGAAGAATCATTTGCCTTAACCATTGAGCGCGCCATTAGTCTTTCGCCCGATCGTTTGGTTACGTTCTCGTATGCGCACGTGCCATGGGTGAAAAAAGCACAAAAAATTCTGGATGCACGCGGTTTGCCGTCGGCAACTAAAAAGCTGGCCATGTTCGAGGTTGGTTATCGTTTGTTGACTGAAAACGGCTACGATGCAATTGGTCTCGACCATTTTGCCCGCCCGGATGACGAGTTGAGCATTGCCTTTAAAAACAAAACGCTGCACCGTAATTTCCAGGGTTACTGCACCCGCGAAACTACCGGTCAGGTTTATGCTTTTGGAGCTACCGGAATCAGCCAGTTGGAGAATGCGTACGCACAAAATGCCAAGGATACCAATACTTACGTTGACCAGATCAACAGTGGGAAATTTACCATTGAAAAAGGTTATCAGCTAAATGAAACAGAAAAGATCATTCGCCACGTTATTAACGAGGTAATGTGTAACTACTACATTTCGTGGGAGGAAGCAGCGCAAGTGCTAAAAACAACTACCGACGTTATTAAACAAAGTATTGTTTACGACGAGGCATTCCTTGCCGGTTTTGTTGAAGAAGGACTTTTATCGGTTTCAAAAGACAAACTGCATGTAAGTAAACAAGGACGGTTCTTTGTACGAAACATTGCTGCCAGCCTTGATCCGAACATGCGGAATGCAACCTTAAAATTCTCAAACGCACTATAA